A genomic window from Ilyobacter polytropus DSM 2926 includes:
- a CDS encoding chromate transporter, which produces MILWEIFWSFFKIGAFTFGGGYAMIPLIEKEIITNKKWIDEDELLEIISIAQMTPGVIAINTATFVGRKSGGVKGALVASAAVVLPSLFVISIIVTFFSKSFESALVQKFLTGVRAGLLALMANSLLRLFRSGANNIVGIILLTISLTALILSMLSPITLIIFGSVTGIMLYRFFPEFTMKYLGGGKK; this is translated from the coding sequence ATGATTCTGTGGGAAATTTTTTGGTCATTTTTCAAAATAGGGGCATTTACTTTCGGAGGAGGATATGCCATGATTCCCCTTATTGAAAAAGAGATCATCACAAATAAAAAATGGATAGATGAAGATGAACTATTAGAAATAATATCTATAGCACAGATGACTCCTGGAGTTATAGCCATAAATACCGCTACATTTGTAGGAAGAAAATCCGGCGGGGTAAAAGGTGCCCTGGTGGCTTCAGCTGCTGTGGTTTTACCCTCGCTATTTGTCATATCTATAATAGTAACTTTTTTTTCCAAAAGTTTTGAATCTGCCCTGGTGCAAAAATTCCTGACTGGAGTCAGGGCAGGTCTTCTGGCTCTAATGGCAAACTCACTCCTCAGACTTTTTAGATCTGGAGCCAATAACATAGTGGGAATAATTCTTCTCACCATAAGCCTGACAGCACTTATATTATCTATGTTATCCCCTATTACCCTTATTATTTTTGGATCTGTAACAGGTATTATGCTCTACAGGTTTTTTCCTGAGTTCACTATGAAATACCTTGGTGGTGGTAAAAAATGA
- a CDS encoding chromate transporter, with protein MIYFNLFFTFFKIGLFTFGGGLAMLPLIQQELLRKNWMTVPEFLDLVSIAQITPGAIGVNSATYVGNKLCGFWGGVTATAGVITPSIIIILILSAILIKLKGNVYKDAFFFGIKPITIGLISYAGYTIGRDTYFIDHKISITPILISIFAFIILRKFKTNPVYIIFLSAITGIIFL; from the coding sequence ATGATCTATTTTAATCTATTTTTTACATTTTTTAAAATCGGTCTTTTTACCTTTGGGGGAGGACTGGCCATGCTTCCACTTATCCAGCAGGAACTTTTGAGAAAAAACTGGATGACTGTACCGGAATTTTTGGACCTAGTATCAATAGCCCAGATAACTCCGGGAGCTATAGGGGTAAACTCTGCTACATATGTAGGAAACAAACTCTGCGGATTTTGGGGAGGAGTAACCGCCACTGCAGGGGTAATTACCCCATCTATAATTATAATCCTCATACTTTCTGCCATACTTATAAAACTAAAGGGAAATGTCTATAAGGATGCATTCTTTTTTGGTATAAAACCCATCACTATCGGGTTAATAAGTTATGCCGGATACACCATTGGAAGGGATACATATTTTATAGATCATAAAATCAGCATCACCCCTATACTTATTTCGATCTTTGCCTTTATTATCCTTAGAAAATTTAAGACGAATCCAGTTTACATTATTTTTCTTTCGGCTATAACTGGAATAATTTTTTTATAA
- a CDS encoding metallophosphoesterase family protein has translation MDKIAVISDIHGNIPALEAVLKDIEDRKISRIFCLGDLAGKGPGSCETVDIIRKKCEIVVKGNWEYFISEQEDNEFEEVLWHRGILGKERLEYLKSLPLYQEFYMSGKLVRICHASPKDVLKRVHASASYVEKAELFEAPEDSELDSDVIIYGDIHGAYSQCFDQKMIFNVGSVGNPLEFTLASYGIIEGSYKSLEEGAFSISIVRVPYDIELAVQYAIEKKIPDLEHYINELRTGVYRGKKK, from the coding sequence ATGGATAAAATAGCTGTCATATCAGATATTCATGGAAATATACCTGCTTTGGAAGCTGTTTTAAAAGATATAGAAGATAGAAAAATATCTAGGATATTTTGTCTTGGGGATCTTGCAGGAAAGGGTCCGGGTTCTTGTGAAACAGTTGACATTATAAGGAAAAAATGTGAGATAGTAGTCAAAGGAAATTGGGAATATTTTATCTCAGAACAGGAAGATAATGAGTTTGAAGAAGTACTGTGGCACAGAGGTATACTAGGAAAAGAAAGACTAGAATATTTGAAAAGCCTTCCACTATATCAAGAGTTTTACATGAGTGGTAAATTAGTCAGAATATGTCACGCCTCACCTAAAGATGTCTTAAAAAGGGTACATGCCTCGGCAAGTTATGTTGAAAAGGCTGAACTCTTTGAGGCTCCAGAAGATTCTGAGCTTGATTCAGATGTTATAATATACGGAGATATTCACGGAGCTTATTCCCAGTGTTTTGATCAAAAGATGATATTTAATGTAGGAAGTGTGGGGAATCCTCTCGAGTTTACATTGGCATCCTACGGAATTATAGAGGGAAGTTATAAAAGCCTTGAGGAGGGAGCTTTCTCTATATCTATTGTGAGAGTGCCCTATGACATAGAGCTAGCTGTCCAGTACGCCATAGAAAAAAAGATACCTGACTTAGAGCATTATATCAACGAGCTGAGGACAGGGGTGTATAGAGGAAAGAAAAAATAA
- a CDS encoding CvfB family protein, with protein MIKIGKRQKMKVNNIASIGAYMDAETDNPKDNILLPNNEIENIEVEPGDYLDVFIYRDSEDRLIATLRKTYAVVGALSKLEVVDITEIGAFLDWGLNKDILLPRGQEEGKLKLRNKYLVGLYEDKKGRLSATMQIYKFLLPCNDYKSNDLVSATVYRIQKDIGVFVAVDDRYFGLIPKSECYEEYEVGQELELRVIRVREDGKLDLSPRALLHQQMDKDAEKLIEKMKLYRNTFPLNDKSSPEKIEKMLGMSKKAFKRAMGSLLKNGLVTKTEDGFKVK; from the coding sequence ATGATAAAAATAGGAAAAAGACAAAAGATGAAAGTAAATAATATTGCGAGTATCGGTGCTTATATGGACGCTGAGACGGACAATCCTAAAGATAATATCCTTTTACCTAATAATGAGATTGAAAATATTGAGGTGGAACCTGGAGACTACCTAGATGTATTTATCTACCGTGATTCTGAGGACAGGCTAATAGCTACACTAAGAAAAACCTATGCAGTTGTAGGAGCACTTTCAAAACTTGAAGTTGTAGATATAACTGAAATAGGGGCTTTTTTAGACTGGGGACTCAATAAAGATATCCTGCTTCCTAGGGGTCAAGAAGAGGGAAAATTAAAATTAAGAAATAAATATCTCGTAGGTCTATACGAAGACAAAAAAGGAAGACTTTCTGCCACTATGCAGATTTATAAATTCCTTCTGCCTTGCAACGACTATAAGTCAAATGATCTTGTTTCAGCTACAGTTTACAGAATTCAGAAAGATATCGGGGTTTTCGTTGCGGTAGATGACAGATATTTCGGACTTATTCCAAAAAGTGAATGCTATGAAGAATATGAAGTAGGACAGGAATTAGAACTAAGAGTTATCAGAGTAAGAGAAGATGGTAAACTTGATCTTAGCCCTAGAGCATTATTGCACCAGCAGATGGACAAAGATGCAGAAAAGCTTATTGAAAAGATGAAACTCTATAGAAATACCTTTCCTCTAAATGACAAAAGTTCACCAGAAAAAATAGAAAAAATGCTTGGTATGAGTAAAAAGGCCTTTAAAAGAGCCATGGGAAGTCTTCTGAAAAACGGTCTTGTGACAAAAACAGAAGATGGATTTAAAGTCAAATAA
- a CDS encoding SoxR reducing system RseC family protein, translating to MQKEGIILQIEDDTAYVNVKPAHKGGCGSCGKCKVKKDEFVIEVDLPDFPVDSGDRVLLEMEDSSVYSVGLFLYVVPPLFMIMGYLIAQFFGAKEGLGIFISFLFLIAAFYLIRYFDTSRGEKLIKKNMKIIKRI from the coding sequence ATGCAAAAAGAAGGGATAATACTACAAATAGAAGATGATACAGCCTATGTAAATGTAAAGCCTGCCCATAAAGGAGGGTGCGGAAGCTGTGGAAAATGTAAGGTAAAGAAAGATGAGTTTGTTATAGAGGTTGATCTTCCTGACTTTCCTGTTGATTCTGGAGACAGAGTTCTCCTTGAGATGGAAGACAGTTCTGTGTATTCAGTGGGACTTTTTCTTTATGTTGTGCCTCCACTTTTTATGATAATGGGATATCTCATAGCACAATTTTTTGGTGCAAAAGAGGGCCTTGGAATATTTATAAGTTTTCTTTTTCTCATAGCAGCCTTTTACCTAATAAGATATTTTGACACCAGCAGAGGGGAAAAACTCATTAAAAAAAATATGAAAATAATAAAAAGAATATGA
- a CDS encoding heavy-metal-associated domain-containing protein: MKRIKIEGMMCDHCVNAVTKALNGIEGINEVKVKLEEKEALIKGMVSEEILKEAIEKEGYTVVSIENIDDSEFEGEKKSGIFSKFFKKK; this comes from the coding sequence ATGAAGAGAATAAAAATAGAGGGAATGATGTGTGATCATTGTGTAAATGCTGTGACTAAGGCATTGAATGGTATAGAGGGCATAAATGAAGTAAAGGTTAAACTAGAAGAAAAGGAAGCTTTGATTAAAGGGATGGTATCTGAAGAAATTCTAAAAGAAGCAATAGAAAAAGAGGGATACACAGTGGTGTCTATAGAAAATATAGATGATAGTGAATTTGAAGGTGAGAAAAAATCCGGAATTTTTTCCAAGTTTTTTAAGAAAAAATAA
- a CDS encoding HAD family hydrolase — protein sequence MTAAFFDIDGTIYRNSLLIEHFKKLIKYELLNIQMYEDRVKNSFKQWDERTGDYDKYLMGLADTYVEAIKGISLKYNDFVSDQVMDLKGNRVYTYTRNMIKFHKEKGHKVIFISGSPDFLVSRMAQKWDADDYCGTKYFSEDGKFSGEISPMWDSENKIKAIDHFREKYNLNLNECFAYGDTKGDLSMLRIVGNPRAVNPSKELFKEIKSDENLKEKTEIIIERKDLVYRVSADVEIL from the coding sequence ATGACAGCAGCATTTTTTGATATTGATGGTACCATATACAGAAATTCTCTCCTTATAGAGCATTTTAAGAAACTCATAAAATATGAACTCTTGAATATTCAAATGTATGAGGACAGGGTAAAAAACAGTTTTAAGCAGTGGGATGAAAGAACCGGAGATTACGATAAGTATCTCATGGGACTGGCAGATACCTATGTAGAAGCCATAAAGGGAATATCCTTGAAATACAATGACTTTGTGTCAGATCAGGTTATGGATCTAAAGGGAAACAGGGTATATACGTACACTAGAAATATGATAAAATTTCATAAGGAAAAAGGACATAAGGTGATATTTATATCAGGAAGCCCGGACTTTCTTGTGTCTAGAATGGCTCAAAAATGGGATGCCGATGACTACTGCGGAACAAAATATTTTTCAGAAGACGGTAAATTTTCAGGAGAGATATCTCCAATGTGGGATTCTGAAAATAAGATAAAGGCAATAGATCATTTTCGGGAAAAATATAATCTAAATCTAAATGAGTGCTTTGCCTACGGAGACACCAAAGGAGATCTCAGCATGCTGAGAATAGTTGGAAATCCCAGGGCTGTAAATCCGTCTAAGGAATTGTTTAAAGAGATCAAATCTGATGAAAATCTAAAAGAAAAGACTGAGATAATAATCGAAAGAAAAGATTTAGTCTACAGAGTATCTGCAGATGTGGAAATTTTGTAA
- a CDS encoding FKBP-type peptidyl-prolyl cis-trans isomerase: MKIEESKVVVLDFILSDEDGNILEDTKEVGPFAYIQGIGDFIPKIEEILEGKTEGFQSKIIVSPEEGYGQYDEDLISEMSKEDFSEFDDIYEGLDFQAETDEGVMEFVIKSIEDDVVLVDGNHPFAGKNLTFDLKVTEVRDASEEELEHGHVHF, translated from the coding sequence ATGAAAATAGAAGAGAGCAAAGTTGTAGTTTTGGATTTTATTCTTAGTGACGAAGATGGAAATATACTAGAAGATACAAAAGAAGTTGGCCCTTTTGCATATATTCAAGGGATTGGAGATTTCATTCCAAAAATAGAAGAAATTTTAGAGGGGAAAACTGAAGGATTCCAATCAAAAATAATCGTATCTCCTGAAGAGGGATATGGGCAGTACGATGAAGATCTTATCTCTGAAATGTCAAAGGAAGATTTTTCAGAATTTGATGATATTTATGAAGGACTGGATTTCCAGGCTGAAACAGATGAAGGAGTTATGGAATTCGTTATAAAATCAATTGAAGATGACGTTGTTCTTGTAGACGGAAACCACCCTTTTGCAGGTAAAAACCTTACATTTGATCTTAAGGTGACTGAAGTAAGAGACGCTTCAGAAGAGGAATTAGAGCACGGTCACGTTCACTTCTAA
- a CDS encoding mechanosensitive ion channel: MSDFKSMFQFTLSSQLLSIVGVILIVVVGLIIASFIAKKIGALISKSKFIQGKISEDKKEQSQVFFNVIVKAIYYLIVIFIIVAAAEKLGLGKFTEPLTGFLNSIFLYMPNILGGVFLLIITLIFAKLGKFFTVKIFDKIELDKKLKVGEGTSVTKILGDVVYLIIFLIFLPGVLSALKLDGILEPVTNMLSKLLEQLPNILAAGIFLVLGWFIAFKIRDILTGILESFNLDERLKIDGKKVFEGNLSKIIANIVYILILIPVITASLGYIGLQHITEPVVMMIEVIFSYLPRIAGVVIILLVATFFAKLIEGIITSLLKGLHFDSHLEKTGMKAKEDTYSKLVGKAVKITIIYLAIIQSIDILEFTVLKDLSSSLTVLLGKIFLGLLIIAIGVYIAGFASDIIKKSEMKSKDCLAALSKASIIIFVGAMGLRQMGIANEIINMAFGFTIGAIAIALAIAFGIGGRDLAAKKLNELDNKLNEKDEQQQ, translated from the coding sequence ATGTCTGATTTCAAAAGTATGTTTCAATTTACTTTATCCAGTCAGTTACTTTCAATTGTCGGAGTAATTCTGATAGTTGTGGTAGGACTGATAATAGCTTCATTTATTGCCAAAAAAATAGGAGCTCTTATCAGTAAATCCAAATTCATTCAGGGGAAAATTTCCGAAGATAAAAAGGAACAGTCCCAGGTCTTCTTCAATGTCATTGTAAAGGCTATCTATTATCTGATTGTTATTTTTATAATAGTTGCCGCAGCAGAGAAACTAGGTTTAGGTAAATTTACAGAACCTCTCACAGGTTTTCTAAATTCTATATTTTTATATATGCCTAATATTCTCGGTGGTGTCTTCTTACTAATTATCACCCTGATATTTGCAAAATTAGGTAAATTCTTCACTGTAAAAATCTTTGATAAGATAGAATTAGACAAAAAACTAAAAGTAGGAGAAGGAACTTCTGTAACAAAAATATTAGGTGACGTTGTATACCTCATTATCTTTTTGATTTTTTTACCAGGTGTCCTTTCTGCCTTAAAACTAGACGGAATCTTAGAACCTGTAACCAATATGCTGAGCAAACTCCTTGAGCAACTTCCGAATATACTTGCAGCAGGAATTTTCCTAGTGCTTGGTTGGTTTATCGCCTTTAAGATCAGAGATATCCTAACTGGAATCTTAGAATCATTCAATTTAGATGAACGATTAAAAATTGACGGTAAAAAAGTATTTGAGGGAAATTTAAGTAAAATTATCGCAAATATCGTGTATATCCTAATCTTAATACCTGTTATAACAGCGTCTCTTGGATACATCGGTTTACAGCATATAACAGAACCAGTGGTAATGATGATAGAGGTAATATTCAGCTATCTTCCTAGAATTGCCGGTGTTGTTATAATTCTTCTTGTGGCTACTTTCTTTGCAAAACTTATAGAGGGCATAATTACAAGTCTTCTTAAGGGACTTCATTTTGATTCACACCTAGAGAAAACTGGTATGAAAGCCAAAGAAGATACTTACTCAAAACTTGTAGGTAAAGCTGTAAAAATTACCATTATATACCTTGCTATTATACAGTCCATAGATATACTTGAATTCACCGTGCTAAAAGACCTCAGCAGCAGTCTCACTGTGCTTTTAGGAAAAATATTCCTTGGATTATTAATAATTGCAATAGGCGTATATATTGCAGGCTTTGCTTCTGATATTATCAAGAAATCAGAAATGAAAAGCAAAGACTGTCTTGCAGCTCTTTCAAAAGCTTCAATTATTATCTTTGTTGGAGCTATGGGACTAAGACAGATGGGAATTGCAAATGAGATAATCAACATGGCCTTCGGATTCACTATAGGAGCTATTGCAATCGCTCTGGCTATCGCCTTTGGTATAGGTGGTAGAGATCTAGCTGCTAAGAAACTAAATGAATTAGACAATAAGTTAAATGAAAAAGATGAACAGCAACAATAA
- a CDS encoding mechanosensitive ion channel family protein has protein sequence MVADTFLEIFSKEIILNLIIRTLIFSAVVMLTLFFVKISRKVMDSNHKLRELDPTQFTFIKHFLAGIIYFIGLLSAVYTIPSFRSLVVSIFAGSGVLAIIIGFASQQAFSNIVSGIFIAIFKPFRIGDRVKLIGKETFGMIEDITLRHTMIRTFENKRIIIPNSVISNEIIENSNIVEDKVCNHLEIGISYDSDEDKAIEIIREEAMKHPAFFDNRTFEEVNEGMPPVNVRVVGFGDSSVNLKAWVWSRDSASGFVMKCDLNKSIKQRFDREGIEIPFPYRTIVFKKDEEQYKNTDESET, from the coding sequence ATGGTTGCAGATACATTTTTAGAGATATTCAGTAAAGAAATAATTTTAAATCTAATCATAAGAACTCTAATATTTTCAGCAGTGGTTATGCTGACTCTGTTTTTCGTGAAAATTTCTAGAAAGGTAATGGACAGCAATCATAAACTTAGGGAGCTTGACCCCACACAATTTACCTTCATCAAACACTTTTTGGCAGGGATAATCTATTTTATCGGTCTCTTGTCTGCAGTGTACACCATCCCTTCATTTAGAAGTTTAGTGGTTTCCATATTTGCAGGTTCCGGTGTCCTCGCCATTATTATCGGTTTTGCATCTCAACAGGCTTTTTCAAACATAGTAAGTGGGATTTTTATAGCCATTTTCAAGCCCTTTAGAATCGGAGATCGAGTAAAACTAATCGGAAAAGAAACCTTTGGAATGATAGAGGATATCACTCTCAGGCACACCATGATAAGAACATTTGAAAACAAAAGGATAATAATCCCAAATTCGGTTATAAGTAATGAAATAATAGAAAACTCAAATATAGTAGAAGATAAGGTGTGCAACCATTTAGAAATAGGTATCAGTTATGACTCTGACGAGGACAAGGCCATTGAAATAATAAGAGAAGAAGCTATGAAACATCCAGCATTTTTTGATAACAGAACTTTTGAAGAGGTAAATGAAGGAATGCCTCCTGTGAATGTTAGAGTGGTAGGATTCGGAGACTCTTCTGTTAATTTAAAGGCTTGGGTATGGTCTAGAGACAGTGCATCTGGCTTTGTAATGAAATGTGATCTGAATAAAAGTATAAAGCAGAGATTTGATCGTGAGGGGATAGAGATTCCTTTTCCTTACAGAACTATTGTATTTAAAAAAGACGAAGAACAATATAAAAATACTGACGAAAGCGAGACTTAG
- a CDS encoding YaiI/YqxD family protein yields the protein MRIIIDADACPKAVKKICEDQARKHGIELIMVVDEAHEIYGDFTVIKVVQGMDSVDHKIITTCIEGDIVVTQDYGLASILLQKASGVIHPKGFLYTIFNIESLMFQRHMGQKIRKAGGRTKGPKKRTGNEDKEFEKILVSIIEKKQ from the coding sequence ATGAGAATAATAATAGATGCCGATGCCTGTCCCAAAGCTGTAAAGAAAATATGTGAAGATCAGGCTAGAAAACACGGAATAGAACTGATCATGGTAGTAGATGAAGCCCATGAAATATACGGAGATTTCACTGTGATAAAGGTGGTGCAGGGTATGGATTCAGTGGATCACAAAATAATCACCACCTGTATAGAGGGTGACATCGTAGTTACCCAAGACTACGGACTAGCCTCTATACTTCTCCAGAAAGCTTCAGGAGTGATCCACCCAAAAGGGTTTCTTTATACGATTTTCAATATCGAGTCCCTTATGTTTCAGAGACATATGGGTCAGAAAATAAGAAAAGCAGGTGGAAGAACCAAAGGTCCTAAAAAAAGAACTGGCAATGAAGACAAAGAATTTGAAAAAATACTTGTCTCAATCATTGAAAAAAAGCAGTAA
- a CDS encoding response regulator, producing MTTIYIVDDDPSIVTILKDISNKYFKGSLIGSSSNGEDAIEEIKMLKPNIVLLDFLLPDKDGLQVIKVIREEYDQGIIMISEVSDKQMIAKAYKKDIEFFISKPINVVEVVSVIKKVIEHLKIKGALSQFEDVLSILKNNLGSEEKPAIRYEEKLKKLYSKLGIIGSSGCEELIKAVIWSKSQESDYSLSDMYKALISDEDGIQQIDAVKKRIGRVITKAFKSMASLGIEDSMNPLFEDYASQLFDFTEMRKEMKNITGESKQPGKIHVKQFIESSLVLIED from the coding sequence ATGACAACAATTTATATAGTAGATGATGATCCTAGTATTGTTACTATTTTGAAAGATATTTCAAATAAATATTTTAAAGGATCGCTCATCGGGAGTTCCTCTAATGGCGAAGATGCAATTGAAGAGATAAAAATGCTCAAGCCTAATATAGTGTTGTTGGATTTTTTGTTACCTGATAAAGACGGTCTTCAAGTTATAAAAGTCATAAGAGAAGAATACGATCAGGGGATTATAATGATTTCCGAAGTGTCAGACAAGCAGATGATCGCAAAAGCCTACAAGAAAGATATAGAGTTTTTTATATCTAAGCCTATTAATGTAGTTGAGGTTGTTTCTGTTATAAAAAAAGTGATAGAACATCTAAAAATAAAAGGTGCACTGAGTCAATTTGAAGATGTACTGAGTATACTGAAAAATAACTTGGGATCAGAAGAAAAACCTGCGATTAGGTATGAGGAAAAGTTAAAAAAACTATATAGTAAACTGGGTATAATCGGTTCTAGCGGTTGTGAGGAACTGATTAAGGCGGTTATATGGTCTAAATCACAAGAATCAGATTATTCTTTGTCAGATATGTACAAGGCATTAATCAGTGATGAAGATGGAATTCAGCAGATAGATGCAGTGAAAAAACGTATTGGTAGGGTTATTACAAAGGCATTTAAATCAATGGCTTCCCTGGGAATAGAAGATTCTATGAACCCTCTTTTTGAAGATTATGCCAGCCAATTATTTGATTTTACCGAAATGAGAAAAGAGATGAAAAATATAACTGGAGAGTCAAAACAACCCGGTAAAATACATGTTAAACAATTTATAGAAAGCAGTCTCGTACTGATTGAAGATTAA
- a CDS encoding sensor histidine kinase, which produces MSLGLSTFLFRSIVFYLSNEVPLENVFTQYTPLLVYYLSFGILFQKLKVRQILDNPFNAFLSIWACDSISNVIEVSTRQIWRVVDFSTILSKIMLVGAIRTSIILFIYYLIRYLLIKFQKSERDKYYHESIMFISKLKTELFFLKKSRDNIEDMVAYVHHYYEVTEDEKLKTPFLKIAKDIHEIKKDYLRVIAGMDTIFHSDTNIKYMTNKDILNIVADNALKLIKSKDKNIALSVHYDQIFLTNDFYSIISILNNLTINSIDSIESFGEIDIEMTFKDEEIEITVVDTGEGIPEDKMEVIFKSGYTTKYDAETGKMSTGLGLSHVHNIVTESFNGVIKVESKIKKGTKMIIDIPKETLMRGGETDDNNLYSR; this is translated from the coding sequence ATGTCATTGGGGTTATCGACTTTTTTATTTCGGTCTATTGTTTTTTACCTGAGCAACGAGGTTCCGTTAGAAAATGTATTTACTCAGTATACGCCGTTACTGGTTTATTATCTATCATTTGGGATTTTATTTCAGAAATTAAAAGTAAGGCAGATATTAGATAATCCATTCAATGCTTTTCTGAGCATTTGGGCATGTGATTCTATATCCAACGTTATAGAGGTTTCAACTAGGCAGATCTGGAGAGTTGTTGATTTTAGTACTATATTAAGCAAGATTATGCTTGTAGGAGCCATAAGAACATCGATTATACTATTTATTTATTATTTGATAAGATATTTACTTATCAAATTTCAAAAAAGTGAGCGAGATAAATATTATCATGAAAGTATTATGTTTATTTCAAAATTAAAAACAGAACTCTTTTTTCTGAAAAAATCCAGGGATAACATTGAAGATATGGTTGCCTATGTACATCATTATTATGAAGTCACTGAAGATGAGAAATTAAAGACTCCTTTTTTGAAGATTGCCAAGGATATTCATGAGATAAAAAAAGATTATCTGCGGGTTATTGCAGGTATGGACACTATTTTTCACTCTGATACCAATATAAAATATATGACCAACAAAGATATTTTAAATATTGTGGCTGATAATGCATTGAAATTAATAAAAAGCAAGGATAAAAACATAGCCTTGTCTGTACACTATGACCAAATATTTTTGACAAATGACTTTTACTCAATTATATCTATTTTAAATAATCTGACAATTAACAGTATTGATTCCATCGAATCTTTTGGGGAGATAGATATCGAAATGACCTTTAAAGACGAAGAGATAGAGATTACTGTTGTCGATACCGGAGAAGGAATCCCAGAAGATAAAATGGAGGTCATTTTTAAATCTGGGTATACTACAAAGTATGACGCTGAAACAGGTAAAATGTCAACGGGATTAGGGCTTTCCCATGTTCATAATATTGTTACAGAATCTTTTAATGGAGTTATTAAAGTGGAATCTAAAATAAAAAAGGGGACCAAAATGATTATTGATATTCCGAAAGAAACACTGATGAGAGGGGGCGAAACCGATGACAACAATTTATATAGTAGATGA